In one window of Halomarina pelagica DNA:
- a CDS encoding CBS domain-containing ParB/RepB/Spo0J family partition protein codes for MLDAEERKLRVKDYMTRDVVTVSVDDTVADVKRRIAENEEHSGFPVCDRRRVHGFITARDLLLAGDDEPMFKVMNDDLIVAHPEMEITDAARVILRSGIQKLPVVDDAGNLVGIISNADVVRSQIERATPGKVNKLIETLRNIHGVGMRQERRKVPLASLTPTQSKVYTDELEGRSYELENGLAEPLVVIDNGGDRLLLADGHHRVKAAKRLGIEEMDAYVIVLEERVPLGMAETARKANLETIDDIQEVDYAHHPLVETIERLQKQDD; via the coding sequence ATGCTCGACGCCGAGGAGCGCAAACTCCGCGTGAAGGACTACATGACGCGCGACGTGGTGACGGTGAGCGTCGACGACACCGTCGCGGACGTGAAGCGGCGCATCGCGGAGAACGAGGAGCACAGCGGGTTTCCCGTCTGCGACAGGCGGCGCGTCCACGGGTTCATCACCGCCCGCGACCTCCTGCTCGCCGGCGACGACGAGCCGATGTTCAAGGTGATGAACGACGACCTCATCGTCGCGCACCCGGAGATGGAGATCACGGACGCCGCGCGCGTCATCCTGCGCTCCGGCATCCAGAAGCTCCCGGTCGTCGACGACGCGGGGAACCTCGTGGGCATCATCTCGAACGCCGACGTGGTGCGCAGCCAGATCGAGCGCGCCACCCCGGGGAAGGTGAACAAGCTGATCGAGACGCTCCGGAACATCCACGGCGTCGGCATGCGCCAGGAGCGCCGGAAGGTGCCGCTCGCGTCGCTCACGCCCACGCAGTCGAAGGTCTACACCGACGAACTCGAGGGGCGGTCCTACGAACTGGAGAACGGCCTCGCGGAACCGCTCGTGGTCATCGACAACGGCGGCGATCGCCTCCTGCTCGCCGACGGCCACCACCGCGTGAAGGCGGCCAAGCGCCTCGGCATCGAGGAGATGGACGCCTACGTCATCGTCCTCGAGGAGCGCGTCCCGCTCGGAATGGCCGAGACCGCCCGCAAGGCGAACCTCGAGACCATCGACGACATCCAGGAGGTGGACTACGCCCACCACCCGCTGGTCGAGACGATCGAGCGCCTCCAGAAACAGGACGATTGA